The following nucleotide sequence is from Candidatus Obscuribacterales bacterium.
CACGTCACTGCGCCGCACGGGAGAAGCCGTGTTGTTAATCACAGAACTTTGAAACACCTTTTGGTTGGGAATATAAACCAATCGCCCATCATAGGTGATCATGGTTGTGGCTCGGAGCTGAACCTGCACAATGGTTCCTTCATAATCACCAATCACCACTTGGTCGTTGATGCGAAAGGGCCGGGCTGCCAGTAGAATGACACCAGACATGTAGTTGCTCAACACATCTTTAAGGCTAAAACCAATCGCAACACTGGTGAGCCCTAAGGCTCCCAGTAAGGCAGCAAAGTCTAGTCCCAAAACCCCTAGGGCAATAACACTACCCAGTACCCAAACCCCGCCGTAGCACAATCGCCCAATTAAAATTTCAGTGCTGCGATCGCCCTCGGTTTCTTCTGCCCATAACAGTCCTAAGCGTCGCACTCCCCTAGCAACCGTCCAGGTCACGCCAACAATGAAGAACGCCCCTAGCAACGACGGCACTAAATCAATTGTGCGACCCACCAACTGACGTCCAGTTCCATCCAAACGCTGTAGGGCATCAACGGCTAGATTAGGCTGTACCAGAACTTGATTTAGTCGATCGGCCCACTGTTGAGCTAACGTCTCGATCGTGACATCAAAATCCACAGCATCTTGTGACGTGACCGTCATCAGCACTCGGTTGTTGACCTTGAGCAGGGCCATTTGACGAGATGGATCGAGCTGCACCGTGACCGGTTCAATCGCGTTTGGCTGATTCAACAGTCCAGCAATGCGACGGCTAATGACACGGGCGCGATCGGCAGCACTCAACTCTGGCAAGCTGCCTACCTGAAGAACCGGCTGCCCTCGCACCAAGACATCGGCGAAGAATATCCCATCTTCCATCGTCTCGCTAGAGGGTTCTATCGTCTCAGGGGGTGCAACCGGAGAAGAACTCGTAGAACTATCCTCCGATACATCTTCTCCGTAGGCAGGAAGTCCTACGCCAAGCAACACGAAGGTGAG
It contains:
- a CDS encoding mechanosensitive ion channel family protein, with the protein product MSLLIGTEKLAAQLILLTFVLLGVGLPAYGEDVSEDSSTSSSPVAPPETIEPSSETMEDGIFFADVLVRGQPVLQVGSLPELSAADRARVISRRIAGLLNQPNAIEPVTVQLDPSRQMALLKVNNRVLMTVTSQDAVDFDVTIETLAQQWADRLNQVLVQPNLAVDALQRLDGTGRQLVGRTIDLVPSLLGAFFIVGVTWTVARGVRRLGLLWAEETEGDRSTEILIGRLCYGGVWVLGSVIALGVLGLDFAALLGALGLTSVAIGFSLKDVLSNYMSGVILLAARPFRINDQVVIGDYEGTIVQVQLRATTMITYDGRLVYIPNQKVFQSSVINNTASPVRRSDVMVGVDCDADINAARQAILDALTLVPGIEVEPAPLVLVQELAASTVNLKVRFWVNSRQQSFLQVTSDAAQAIQEKLRAVGIEMPTEIYTLMFRDFPIKPQTISPE